A portion of the Calothrix sp. 336/3 genome contains these proteins:
- a CDS encoding Nif3-like dinuclear metal center hexameric protein, whose product MKIADLITWFEAWANPAWCESWDNCGWQIEPGILQMNARVLVCLTPTLAVMEEAIALGANLIFAHHPLIFNPPKSLCSGDPIGEMAKLAFTHRIGIYSAHTNFDQVANGTADVLAQILELEDVSPIVPTQAGLGYGRVGNLQPELTLQELLTTIKKSLQVPHLLVSPTADVQQTIQRVAVLGGSGASFISAVVKTGAQVYLTADCKFHQFQESRDRQLILVDAGHYATERPACDRLAQIFRSLKLDWVQLSHKDEDFRKFY is encoded by the coding sequence ATGAAAATAGCAGATTTAATTACCTGGTTTGAAGCATGGGCAAATCCCGCTTGGTGTGAAAGCTGGGATAATTGTGGATGGCAAATTGAGCCTGGTATTCTTCAGATGAATGCTCGTGTCTTGGTTTGTTTAACACCAACTTTGGCTGTGATGGAAGAGGCGATCGCCCTGGGTGCAAATCTCATTTTTGCTCACCATCCCCTAATATTTAACCCTCCAAAATCTTTATGCAGTGGTGATCCCATTGGAGAAATGGCAAAGTTAGCCTTTACCCATCGTATCGGTATTTATAGTGCCCATACTAATTTTGACCAGGTAGCCAATGGTACAGCTGATGTCCTAGCACAAATTTTAGAATTAGAGGATGTATCTCCCATTGTTCCTACCCAAGCAGGTTTAGGATATGGACGGGTAGGTAATTTACAACCAGAATTAACTCTACAAGAATTACTGACTACTATCAAAAAAAGTCTGCAAGTCCCTCACCTACTTGTTTCTCCCACCGCAGATGTGCAACAGACGATTCAGCGAGTTGCAGTTTTAGGTGGTTCTGGGGCGAGTTTTATCTCCGCAGTTGTCAAAACTGGTGCCCAAGTATACTTGACTGCTGATTGTAAGTTTCATCAATTTCAAGAAAGCCGCGATCGCCAGTTAATTCTCGTTGATGCCGGACATTATGCCACTGAACGCCCAGCCTGCGATCGTTTAGCCCAGATATTTCGCTCTCTGAAGCTCGACTGGGTACAACTTAGTCACAAAGATGAGGATTTTCGTAAATTTTACTAA
- a CDS encoding glycosyltransferase: MSQQISSSSDAKSRVLLVSMRNLKHHVSRCGAYELEDLIASCDTVDIITPTFNPTAFKVTNRLANQLVQIVKNGKAASSLPSSKLRIEQEYDLFFFLCQSIQDILVLNSIKGWREKCRHAVCWLDEIWSKDINAWQVQLNLLKDFDHVFMNLSGSINQVAELIKRPCNFLPYGVDTVKFFPHDLVTNAQRSIDIYSIGRRSQITHKALLDLSNRESFFYVYDTIKDLYVVNPQEHRNLYANLVKRSNYMIVNKAKFDLLGKTNPQEEVGPRFFEGAAGGAIMLGVPPQCQAFTDNFNWQDAVISVPFDCPDIASVISQLNAQPESLLRIRQNNVINSLLRHDWIYRWEEILTTVGLESTTKIQERKDNLQNLAAKVKNTVSFGTNLELSSIQSLISV, encoded by the coding sequence ATGTCACAACAAATATCATCTTCTTCTGATGCAAAATCACGAGTTTTGCTAGTTTCTATGAGAAACTTAAAGCATCATGTTTCACGCTGTGGTGCTTACGAACTGGAAGATTTAATCGCCAGTTGTGACACTGTTGATATTATTACACCCACTTTTAACCCTACAGCGTTTAAAGTTACCAATCGATTAGCAAATCAATTAGTCCAAATTGTTAAAAATGGTAAAGCTGCTTCATCCTTACCTAGCAGTAAATTGCGAATAGAACAAGAATATGATTTGTTCTTCTTTCTTTGTCAATCGATTCAAGATATTTTAGTACTTAATTCAATTAAAGGTTGGCGAGAAAAATGTCGCCATGCGGTTTGTTGGTTAGATGAAATTTGGTCAAAAGATATAAATGCATGGCAAGTACAACTCAATCTCTTAAAAGATTTTGACCATGTTTTTATGAATTTGAGCGGCAGCATCAATCAAGTTGCTGAACTGATTAAGCGCCCCTGTAATTTTCTACCCTATGGCGTAGATACAGTCAAATTCTTCCCCCATGATTTAGTCACCAATGCCCAACGTAGTATTGATATATATAGTATCGGTCGTCGTTCTCAAATTACCCATAAAGCCTTACTTGACTTATCAAATAGGGAGTCTTTCTTCTATGTTTATGACACGATTAAAGACTTATATGTAGTTAATCCCCAGGAACATCGCAATTTATATGCGAATTTGGTTAAGAGAAGCAATTACATGATAGTTAATAAAGCTAAGTTTGATTTACTTGGTAAAACTAATCCTCAAGAAGAAGTTGGACCCCGATTTTTTGAAGGTGCAGCCGGAGGAGCTATTATGTTAGGAGTTCCACCCCAGTGTCAAGCTTTTACAGATAATTTCAATTGGCAAGATGCTGTCATCTCAGTTCCTTTTGACTGTCCAGATATTGCATCTGTGATTTCCCAATTAAATGCTCAACCAGAATCCTTACTCAGGATTCGTCAAAATAATGTGATTAATTCTTTGCTCAGACATGATTGGATATATCGTTGGGAAGAAATTCTCACTACTGTAGGATTAGAAAGTACAACGAAAATTCAAGAGCGTAAAGATAATCTCCAGAACTTAGCTGCAAAGGTAAAGAATACAGTTAGTTTCGGGACAAATTTAGAACTATCCTCAATTCAATCTCTGATTTCAGTTTAG
- a CDS encoding heparan-alpha-glucosaminide N-acetyltransferase domain-containing protein, translating into MKNRDYSLDMIKGIACILMLIAHSQMIPVSKILFISEQISGFAPVLFFAVAGVTATFQSTKKKIHHIILFYCFLGLLGISYNHIWQPQMNILQRIDCNILQIIAIGVITISIIEYFWKPKKISYLLLTIITFAIHYLFTEVIKVPNFLLTHFFFVGNAAGKTFPVFPWISLFFAGIFAYYIKNYWNLVFSIAIVTIFLCILYFYPENIILVDEKWQISTVYFLRAYGILFLTFYTWRKYTKYLYPQNFIVWLGQNSLLFLYVHFISVKIIFPSLPINNAYLIIIGCFATSIFMMQGVKYLNQFISHYFQNIYVWIGILIIILATPILLNNLTVIQFLELTMGIIFASNYQVLSQVIQEYGIKTIKHKN; encoded by the coding sequence ATGAAAAATAGAGATTATTCCTTAGATATGATTAAGGGAATTGCCTGCATTTTAATGTTAATTGCTCACTCGCAAATGATTCCCGTCAGTAAGATATTATTTATCTCAGAGCAAATATCTGGATTTGCACCAGTTTTATTTTTTGCTGTTGCTGGGGTAACTGCGACTTTTCAAAGTACAAAAAAGAAGATTCATCATATTATCCTATTCTATTGTTTTTTAGGTTTGCTGGGTATTTCTTATAATCATATCTGGCAACCCCAGATGAATATTCTACAGAGAATTGACTGCAATATTTTGCAAATCATTGCTATAGGTGTAATAACAATTAGTATAATCGAATATTTTTGGAAGCCCAAGAAAATATCTTATCTATTGCTAACGATAATTACTTTTGCTATTCACTACCTATTTACAGAGGTTATAAAAGTCCCTAATTTTCTTTTAACCCATTTTTTCTTTGTCGGAAATGCCGCAGGTAAAACATTTCCTGTCTTTCCCTGGATTTCTCTATTTTTTGCAGGGATATTTGCTTACTACATCAAAAATTACTGGAATCTAGTTTTTAGCATTGCTATAGTGACGATATTTCTCTGTATTTTATATTTTTACCCAGAAAATATCATCCTAGTAGATGAAAAATGGCAGATATCTACAGTATATTTTTTGCGTGCCTATGGTATTTTATTTCTCACATTTTATACCTGGCGAAAATACACAAAATATCTCTATCCTCAAAATTTTATCGTTTGGTTGGGTCAGAATTCACTCTTATTTTTGTATGTTCATTTTATTTCTGTAAAAATAATATTTCCCTCTCTGCCAATTAATAATGCTTATTTGATAATTATTGGCTGTTTTGCTACTTCTATTTTTATGATGCAAGGAGTTAAATATCTAAATCAGTTTATTAGTCATTATTTTCAAAATATTTATGTATGGATTGGAATCTTAATAATTATACTTGCAACTCCGATTCTATTAAATAATTTGACAGTGATTCAATTTTTAGAGCTAACTATGGGAATTATTTTTGCTAGTAACTATCAAGTTTTATCGCAAGTTATACAAGAATATGGAATCAAGACAATTAAGCATAAAAATTAA
- a CDS encoding 16S rRNA (cytosine(967)-C(5))-methyltransferase: protein MISPRQIAFLALRDIHKGAFADIALDRVLQKNSLHHDGSAERMSDRRLATELVYGCTRRQRTLDSIIDQLAKKPSHQQPKDLRTILHIGLYQLRFAERIPPSAAVNTTVELAKENGFSGLTGFVNGLLRQYLRTADSPSFLSQNLGIRHSFPDWIIEVWQEQFGEEETEKLCIWMNQTPSIDLRINPLRSSLTEVATALKTVGVSCKTLPHLPQGLRLLSHPGAIQKLPGFDTGWWTVQDSSAQLVAHILDPQPGEVIIDACAAPGGKTTHIAELMGDRGKIWACDVTPSRLRKLQENARRLHLESIDICTGDSRNLPQFAHTADRVLLDAPCSGLGTLHRHADARWRQTPESVQELAQLQTELISHTSTFVKPGGMLVYATCTLHPAENIQVVQKFLTTHPDWHIEPVENFIGEMYSTSPGWLQVKPQEQDMDGFFMVRLRKANN from the coding sequence ATGATTTCCCCCCGACAAATTGCTTTTTTAGCCCTAAGAGATATTCACAAGGGGGCTTTTGCTGATATAGCTTTAGATAGGGTTTTACAAAAAAATAGCTTGCATCATGATGGAAGCGCAGAAAGGATGAGCGATCGCCGTCTGGCAACAGAATTAGTTTACGGTTGCACCCGCAGACAACGCACCCTGGATAGCATTATTGATCAACTTGCCAAGAAACCATCCCACCAACAACCCAAAGATTTACGTACCATTCTCCACATCGGTTTATATCAACTCCGTTTTGCTGAACGTATTCCCCCCTCCGCAGCAGTCAATACCACCGTAGAATTAGCCAAGGAAAACGGTTTTTCTGGACTGACGGGTTTTGTCAATGGTTTACTGCGTCAATACCTCAGAACTGCTGACTCCCCATCTTTTCTCAGTCAAAACCTCGGTATTCGCCACAGTTTTCCCGATTGGATTATAGAGGTGTGGCAGGAACAATTTGGTGAGGAGGAAACGGAAAAACTCTGTATCTGGATGAACCAAACACCCAGTATTGATTTACGGATTAATCCCCTTCGCAGTTCCCTTACAGAAGTCGCCACAGCTTTAAAAACCGTCGGTGTGTCCTGTAAAACTCTCCCCCACCTACCCCAAGGATTACGCTTGCTATCTCACCCAGGAGCAATCCAAAAGCTACCAGGTTTTGATACAGGTTGGTGGACTGTACAAGATAGTAGCGCTCAATTAGTGGCTCATATCCTTGACCCCCAACCGGGGGAGGTAATAATTGATGCCTGTGCGGCACCGGGAGGTAAAACCACCCACATTGCAGAGTTGATGGGGGATAGGGGGAAAATTTGGGCTTGTGATGTCACTCCCTCCCGTCTGCGTAAACTCCAAGAAAATGCCCGTCGCTTGCACTTAGAATCAATTGACATCTGCACGGGTGATAGTCGAAACTTACCCCAATTTGCCCATACTGCTGACCGTGTATTACTTGATGCTCCTTGTTCTGGGTTAGGAACCTTACATCGTCATGCCGATGCGCGATGGCGACAAACACCAGAATCTGTACAAGAACTGGCTCAATTACAAACTGAACTGATTTCCCATACTTCTACTTTTGTCAAGCCTGGAGGTATGTTAGTTTACGCTACCTGTACCTTACATCCAGCAGAGAATATCCAGGTTGTGCAGAAATTTTTAACAACCCATCCTGATTGGCATATAGAACCAGTTGAGAATTTTATCGGAGAAATGTATTCTACATCACCAGGCTGGTTGCAAGTCAAACCCCAGGAGCAAGACATGGACGGCTTTTTCATGGTGCGCTTAAGAAAAGCCAATAATTAG
- a CDS encoding TerB family tellurite resistance protein encodes MANSNVKNLVKILIGAAWIDGRIQPEERQYLRQIAQAKGLSSDPEIKPWLYELVPVKPTQCYDWVKEYLGEEPSTEDCQNLIQAISGLIYSDGDVGIEEARLLTTLQNISDNSEPEQAKTGNLLKQIQKLYRRWVEIQN; translated from the coding sequence ATGGCTAACTCTAATGTGAAAAACTTAGTAAAAATCCTGATTGGTGCGGCTTGGATTGATGGCAGAATACAGCCAGAAGAAAGGCAATATCTGCGTCAAATTGCCCAAGCAAAGGGTTTGTCTAGCGATCCAGAAATTAAACCTTGGCTGTATGAGCTAGTCCCTGTCAAGCCAACACAGTGTTATGACTGGGTGAAGGAGTATCTTGGTGAAGAACCGAGTACGGAAGATTGCCAGAACTTAATTCAAGCAATTAGCGGCTTAATATATAGTGATGGCGATGTCGGAATAGAAGAAGCAAGGTTATTAACGACTTTGCAAAATATATCTGACAATAGTGAGCCAGAACAAGCAAAGACGGGTAATTTATTGAAGCAAATTCAAAAGTTATACCGTCGCTGGGTGGAAATTCAAAATTGA
- a CDS encoding WG repeat-containing protein — MFTDIQNHWAEKSILQLRSLGLINGYPDGTFRPNAYVTRGEFAAIVARAFPKLQPIRTAIAFKDVGNRFWAFNVIRQAYQTGFIAGYPDRTFQPHRLISRLQVFLAIVSGLKYTPTQLSREFLAQFYDDAGQIPNYALGALVAATEKSLVVNYPQVKLLNPNQTITRGEVVAIICQALNILGVEQQYIPLKLATQLLFDDADNFSGGRARVRIGEKWGYIDNTGKEVIPPQFHSANSFATSQSQQLALIKTQRQIELPFNAGIPPTVTETRGVWITTTDSQVLSSQQNIATAMEFLAQHGFNVVFPVVWNNGYTNYPSQIMKDNFGVEINPRFLGRDPLAELIIEAKRVGLAVIPWFEYGFASSYNQNGGHILRDKPQWIARDFSGNLLKKNNFEWMNAFDTEVQNFFLSLVLEVVKKYDIQGIQGDDRMPALPSEGGYDAQTVERYTQQFHQNPPQNHKEQQWVQWRADILTNFLNRFYREIIQTNPNLIISSSPSLYPWGLNEYLQDSQTWTDWGLIDLIHPQLYRRTFREYQDLIDRLLREQFTPNQQSLLAPGILLKIGSYRISAQLLLQKIQYNRDRGIKGEVLFFYEGLRENNDELAQALSSSHYAQPVAFETTTIKTRGFTGDRLGVSYSYINVSGETVSQLSYDWVDDYSQGLARVRMGFKWGYINPSGQLVGKLQFDAAEPFIQSNIEPSSLVLALVKIGNESRYINTSGETVFRCPYDAVTSFQEGLAVVKFLDKYGYIDTSGAMVIQPQFDEANLFFAGLAVVKLNGTYGYIDTTGKFIIQPQFEQAQAFSQGLAAVKNHQWGYINPKGETVIPLQFVIAESFSENLAAVKVADSWGYIDLTGKTVIQPILDQAKPFREGFASIKQGNRWGYIKIPAT; from the coding sequence GTGTTTACCGATATTCAAAACCATTGGGCAGAAAAATCGATTCTGCAACTGCGATCGCTAGGTTTAATTAATGGCTATCCCGACGGTACATTTCGACCAAATGCCTATGTCACCCGTGGGGAATTTGCCGCCATTGTGGCTAGAGCTTTTCCCAAACTGCAACCCATTCGCACCGCGATCGCCTTTAAGGATGTCGGTAATCGCTTCTGGGCTTTCAACGTCATTCGCCAAGCTTACCAAACTGGATTTATTGCTGGCTATCCCGATAGAACCTTCCAACCCCATAGGTTAATCTCGCGGCTGCAAGTATTCTTGGCGATCGTCAGTGGCTTGAAATATACTCCCACTCAATTATCCAGGGAATTTCTGGCACAATTTTACGATGACGCAGGGCAAATTCCCAATTATGCTCTGGGAGCATTGGTAGCAGCCACGGAAAAAAGCCTCGTTGTCAACTATCCCCAGGTGAAACTTCTCAATCCCAACCAGACAATTACTAGGGGAGAAGTGGTAGCAATTATTTGTCAGGCATTAAATATCCTTGGAGTTGAGCAACAGTATATACCTCTCAAGCTAGCAACCCAATTACTATTTGATGATGCTGATAATTTTTCTGGAGGTAGGGCAAGGGTCAGAATTGGCGAGAAATGGGGTTACATAGATAATACAGGGAAAGAAGTCATTCCACCGCAATTTCACAGTGCCAACTCATTTGCTACCAGTCAGTCACAACAACTAGCCTTAATAAAAACACAACGCCAGATAGAATTACCTTTCAATGCTGGAATTCCCCCTACAGTGACTGAAACGCGAGGAGTTTGGATCACCACAACCGATAGCCAGGTACTCTCCTCCCAGCAAAACATCGCCACAGCCATGGAATTTCTCGCCCAACATGGCTTTAATGTCGTCTTTCCCGTCGTTTGGAATAACGGATATACAAATTATCCTAGCCAAATTATGAAAGACAATTTTGGTGTAGAAATTAACCCCCGTTTCCTTGGTAGAGATCCCCTCGCAGAATTGATTATTGAGGCAAAACGGGTAGGTTTAGCAGTCATTCCCTGGTTTGAATATGGCTTTGCCAGTTCCTACAATCAAAATGGTGGGCATATTCTTAGAGACAAACCCCAATGGATTGCCCGTGATTTTAGTGGTAATTTACTCAAGAAAAATAACTTTGAGTGGATGAATGCCTTCGATACCGAAGTTCAGAATTTTTTTCTGTCTCTGGTCTTAGAAGTAGTGAAGAAATATGATATTCAAGGCATCCAGGGAGATGATCGAATGCCCGCTCTGCCATCGGAAGGTGGTTATGATGCTCAAACAGTGGAGCGCTACACCCAGCAATTTCACCAAAATCCACCCCAGAATCACAAAGAACAACAATGGGTGCAATGGCGTGCAGATATCCTAACTAACTTCTTAAATCGCTTTTACCGAGAAATCATTCAAACCAACCCCAATTTAATTATTTCCTCCTCACCCAGTCTCTATCCTTGGGGCTTAAATGAATACCTCCAAGATTCCCAAACTTGGACAGATTGGGGATTGATAGATTTAATTCACCCCCAACTCTATCGCCGCACCTTTAGAGAGTATCAGGATTTAATCGATAGACTACTGCGGGAACAATTTACACCCAACCAACAAAGCTTACTAGCCCCAGGAATTTTACTAAAAATCGGTTCCTACAGGATTTCTGCCCAATTATTATTACAAAAAATCCAATATAATCGCGATCGCGGCATCAAAGGCGAAGTATTATTTTTCTACGAAGGTTTACGGGAAAATAACGATGAGTTAGCTCAAGCTCTCAGTTCTTCCCATTATGCCCAACCAGTTGCTTTTGAGACTACCACCATCAAGACACGGGGATTTACTGGCGATCGCCTGGGTGTCAGTTACAGCTACATCAATGTTTCTGGAGAAACAGTCAGCCAACTATCCTACGATTGGGTTGATGACTACAGTCAAGGGTTAGCGCGGGTGAGAATGGGCTTTAAGTGGGGTTACATTAATCCATCGGGGCAACTAGTCGGTAAATTACAATTTGATGCTGCCGAGCCTTTTATTCAAAGTAATATTGAACCCTCATCCTTAGTTTTAGCCCTAGTCAAAATTGGTAATGAGTCTAGATACATTAACACGTCCGGCGAAACTGTTTTTCGCTGCCCCTATGATGCAGTCACTTCTTTTCAGGAAGGATTAGCTGTAGTCAAATTTCTCGACAAATATGGATATATTGATACTAGTGGTGCAATGGTGATTCAGCCGCAGTTTGACGAGGCAAATCTGTTTTTTGCAGGATTAGCTGTAGTCAAATTGAACGGAACCTATGGCTACATTGACACCACAGGAAAATTTATCATTCAACCACAATTTGAACAAGCTCAAGCATTTTCCCAGGGATTGGCAGCTGTAAAAAACCATCAGTGGGGTTATATAAATCCCAAGGGTGAAACGGTGATTCCTTTACAATTTGTGATTGCAGAATCCTTTAGTGAAAATTTAGCAGCTGTCAAAGTTGCTGATTCCTGGGGTTATATCGACTTAACAGGAAAAACTGTGATTCAACCCATCCTTGATCAGGCTAAACCCTTTCGGGAAGGATTCGCTTCCATCAAACAAGGTAATAGATGGGGATATATCAAAATCCCTGCCACCTAG
- a CDS encoding transglycosylase domain-containing protein, with protein sequence MSGSDIEKPASPEGDQEQNPASNNPPESSPPPVLVKGKQVLHRLQTVSSAILDKLPGRGKPLYRRYWFWAGITLGGGAIATSYGIWTIDKSLPDRAELSAVVREQTLTIQAADGTIIQQQGEATREQLKLEEIPEKLRQAFIASEDRRFANHDGVDYQGVVRAVVNNLRSKDVVEGGSSITQQLSRILFLKQEKTVWRKLKEARLAQKMEQVLTKDEILERYLNLVYLGSGAYGVADAAQVYFSKTVDQLTLSEMATIAALPPAPNRFSPVVNLELTQQRRNLVLQRMLEDKIITPSEKESATNEAITLKASPPKRWQVEAPYFISYVQKELPKYVPPEALKQGGLTVETSLNLDWQRAAEKAVSKTLKNQGRWENFKEAALVAIDPRNGQIKAMVGGKDFNNTQFNRVTQAQRQPGSTFKGFVYAAAIATGISPYDSFQDSPLIVDGYEPKNFDEGYRGWINMRDALTKSVNIVAVRIIMRVGFQPTINLAHAMGIKSELKPMYSLALGSNEVNLLEITSAYGTFANQGLHVEPHGITRILNRQGKVIWTANFQPKVALDAESNAIMTWMMRNVVNAGTGQAAQLNNRQVAGKTGTTDEARDLWFIGFIPQLVTGVWLGNDNNKPTWGSSSTAAYTWHEFMKVAVEGMPIEKFPARPEKLEGRKGSIKAEPIKARRLVNRSIPSRDSEQESNDESSNRRRRRGEYNNSDESNNSDRPSRRRRRRYNQENQTNSENTSRSERRSSRRRQSSEESSPTSETPRRRRRVESDTPAPSRRSNSNSDSTPSKPSWRERLRPTQSSEGN encoded by the coding sequence GTGAGTGGCTCTGATATCGAAAAACCAGCATCGCCAGAGGGCGATCAGGAACAAAACCCAGCATCAAACAACCCCCCTGAAAGTTCACCACCCCCTGTGTTGGTGAAGGGCAAACAGGTGCTTCACCGTTTACAAACTGTCTCGTCGGCGATTCTCGACAAATTGCCTGGTAGGGGGAAACCCCTTTACCGCCGTTACTGGTTTTGGGCAGGAATCACTCTGGGAGGAGGGGCGATCGCGACTTCCTATGGTATCTGGACAATTGATAAGTCCTTACCAGATCGGGCAGAATTGAGTGCGGTTGTTCGGGAGCAAACCCTGACAATTCAGGCAGCAGATGGCACAATTATTCAGCAACAAGGGGAAGCGACTAGGGAACAGTTAAAGCTAGAAGAAATTCCCGAAAAGCTCAGACAGGCTTTTATTGCCTCGGAAGATAGAAGATTTGCCAACCATGATGGGGTAGATTACCAGGGTGTAGTCAGAGCGGTGGTGAATAACCTGCGCTCCAAGGATGTGGTGGAAGGTGGAAGTAGCATCACCCAGCAGCTATCTCGTATCCTGTTTCTGAAGCAGGAAAAAACCGTTTGGCGCAAGTTGAAAGAAGCACGACTGGCGCAGAAAATGGAACAGGTACTGACCAAGGATGAAATTCTGGAACGGTATTTAAACTTGGTATATTTGGGTTCGGGAGCCTATGGTGTGGCAGATGCGGCTCAGGTATACTTCAGCAAGACCGTAGACCAACTCACCTTGAGTGAAATGGCAACGATCGCCGCCCTACCCCCTGCACCCAACCGCTTTTCCCCCGTTGTGAACCTGGAATTAACCCAACAGAGGCGAAATCTTGTACTTCAGAGAATGTTGGAAGACAAGATTATTACCCCCAGCGAGAAGGAGAGCGCCACCAATGAGGCAATCACCCTCAAAGCCAGTCCCCCCAAACGCTGGCAAGTGGAAGCACCATACTTTATCAGTTATGTACAGAAAGAATTACCGAAATATGTGCCCCCAGAAGCCTTGAAACAGGGGGGATTGACAGTAGAAACCAGTCTCAATTTAGATTGGCAAAGAGCGGCAGAAAAAGCCGTCAGCAAAACCTTGAAGAACCAAGGGCGTTGGGAAAACTTTAAGGAAGCTGCCCTAGTTGCCATCGATCCCCGCAATGGGCAAATCAAGGCAATGGTAGGGGGAAAAGATTTTAATAATACTCAGTTTAATCGCGTCACCCAAGCCCAACGGCAACCCGGATCGACTTTTAAAGGGTTTGTCTATGCGGCGGCGATCGCCACTGGCATCAGCCCCTATGATAGTTTTCAGGATTCACCCCTGATCGTTGATGGCTACGAACCGAAAAACTTTGATGAAGGATATCGCGGTTGGATAAATATGCGCGATGCTCTGACAAAATCAGTGAATATCGTCGCTGTCCGCATCATCATGAGGGTAGGTTTTCAACCGACAATTAACCTTGCCCACGCCATGGGTATTAAGTCAGAACTCAAGCCAATGTATTCCCTGGCGCTTGGTTCTAATGAAGTCAATCTCCTAGAAATTACTAGTGCCTACGGTACATTCGCTAACCAAGGCTTACACGTAGAACCCCACGGTATCACTCGTATCCTCAATCGTCAGGGCAAAGTTATCTGGACAGCCAATTTTCAGCCCAAGGTGGCTCTCGATGCTGAAAGCAATGCCATCATGACTTGGATGATGCGCAATGTCGTCAATGCTGGTACAGGGCAAGCTGCCCAATTAAATAACCGTCAAGTTGCCGGCAAAACAGGAACCACGGACGAAGCCCGCGATTTATGGTTTATTGGCTTTATTCCCCAATTAGTCACAGGGGTGTGGTTAGGTAACGATAACAACAAACCTACCTGGGGTAGTAGTAGCACTGCGGCTTATACCTGGCATGAATTTATGAAAGTTGCTGTTGAGGGAATGCCCATAGAAAAATTCCCTGCTCGTCCGGAAAAACTGGAAGGACGCAAAGGTAGCATTAAGGCAGAACCCATCAAAGCCAGACGCTTAGTCAATCGGAGTATTCCCAGTCGTGACAGTGAGCAAGAATCCAACGATGAAAGTAGCAATCGCCGTCGGCGACGGGGGGAATATAACAATAGCGATGAGAGCAATAATAGCGATCGCCCATCCCGCAGACGCAGACGACGCTATAACCAAGAAAATCAAACCAACTCAGAAAATACTTCTAGAAGCGAGAGAAGAAGCTCCCGCCGTCGCCAAAGTAGCGAAGAATCATCACCTACATCTGAGACACCCCGTCGCCGCCGTCGGGTAGAATCGGATACACCTGCCCCATCACGTCGCAGTAACAGTAATTCTGACTCTACACCTAGCAAACCTTCTTGGCGTGAAAGACTCAGACCAACTCAATCCAGTGAGGGGAACTAA
- the folK gene encoding 2-amino-4-hydroxy-6-hydroxymethyldihydropteridine diphosphokinase, whose translation MSIGKSSRFQSAIALGSNLGNSLEILEAAIIRLTQIPGINLLAQSSWYKTKAVGPPQPDYLNGCAILEVEIEPQVLLITLLQIEAEFGRIRRERWGARTLDLDILLYADLILDSSNLQIPHPRMGDRAFVLVPLAEIAPDWIEPVSGRRIKQLLLDVDCSEVNPFQGK comes from the coding sequence ATGAGTATTGGAAAGAGTTCCAGGTTTCAGAGTGCCATTGCTCTTGGTAGTAATCTCGGCAATTCTCTGGAGATTTTGGAAGCAGCAATTATCAGATTAACTCAGATTCCTGGGATAAATCTCCTGGCTCAATCTAGTTGGTATAAAACTAAAGCTGTCGGTCCACCGCAACCAGATTATCTCAATGGTTGTGCCATTTTAGAAGTAGAGATAGAACCCCAGGTATTATTAATAACTTTATTGCAAATAGAAGCAGAGTTTGGTCGAATACGTCGAGAACGTTGGGGAGCGCGAACCTTAGATTTAGATATTTTGCTGTATGCTGACTTGATTTTAGACAGTTCTAATCTGCAAATACCCCACCCTCGTATGGGCGATCGCGCTTTTGTTTTAGTTCCCCTGGCAGAAATTGCCCCCGATTGGATCGAACCAGTTTCCGGACGGCGGATAAAACAGCTGCTTCTAGATGTAGACTGTTCTGAAGTAAACCCATTTCAGGGCAAATAA